The following is a genomic window from Rhizobium sp. NRK18.
CTAATCTAGCGTCTGGCGCTTACGTTGGTTTTGTTCAACAGTTTCTCGATGCGAACAAAGTGCAACCGTTCGATTTCTTGCCTAGGCTGCGATTGATAATTCGCAAACAAGGAGTGGGAACGGCCGAAGCTGTTCTGCATGCTGCTTGCAGGCGTCTTTACCTACAGAGGCGTTATCCAGAGGCAGAGGAGTTGATTGTAAAGGCAGAGGCAATTGAACCTCGCGGTTGGAAAATGCCTCTAGATGGAGAGCCTATAAGAGTGCCAGGCGCAAAATCAGTTGGTGAGTTGATTGACGCTCTCTTCATTCGACCGATTGTGGTTTCGAGTGTTGATCCCCTGGTAGCACTGACGGAGTTTAGAGAGCGCTTTGATCCTTTGATGGCACTAAGTAGAGAGGAAAGCTTGGAAGCGCAGCGTTGGAAATGGAGGGAGAAGGTCTTTTCGTTTGCTCGTTCTCCCAAACTAGTCGGAGTATTCGCCGTAGCCGGTATTTTGCCCAAGTTTCGACGACCGGATGCATCTGGCTTTGATTGGTGGCAAGATATGGGAGACTGGGGTAGCGCACTTCCATCCGAGGAGTCTTTTGTTTCTGTTGCTAAACAAGTTCACAGTGAGTTTGCGATCGAGAAATCCAGGGACATAAGGGAAAGAAAAGAAGACGAAGGCTACATCCCAGAGCTGGCTCATAGAGCTGGTTTCGAGTTTCAAGGGTAGGTAAATGACAAATCACTCTCAAGACGAAAAGGCATTTGTCAGGAGGGTGGAGGATGCTGTCGAGCAGCTAAGATTGATGTATCCATGGGAACATGATCGTGATCATGATGCCTCTGAATGGCAGACGGTCTATGCTGTCGACGCTGATATTTTTACGCTCTATGGTTCGCCTGAAACGAAGGCGCAAAGAACAGAACAGAGACTTGGGTATTCACAAGTATTTTCGGATGATTTCGCGCATCACAGCAGGTCGCTTGCGGAGCGACTTGCCGATTTCATCTTCTTCAAGTTGACTGCGAATAATCCGCTTTTGGTATTGCCACCTATTGATAGAGAGATATCGTCCATATTGCAGGCGCTGACGCTCCGTTTGGGTAGAGAGCCTGAAAGAGCCTTCGTAGATGAGGCTGGGCTAAAGGCATCATTGGAACAACTTCAATCGGAAAGCGGTGAAACCATGCCGTTTGAAGTTTTTGAACGGTTCTCTCAGTTGATTTCGCTGCGTGGCAAGAGCCCACAAACCGAGTATCGCAGGCTTTCCTATTTGTTGGAACAGAGAAGAATTATTTCGGCAAACTCTGTCCGGAAGGATGACGGTTTTCCTCAACCGATTTATGAATTCCTTTCAAAGGAATCCGGAATGTCTGAAATGTATGAGCATTCGGTTCTTTCAAGCGAATGGCTTCATCTCTTAGAAGATGCACATGGTGGCAATAAATTTAGCAATCTTCGTCGTGTAAAGCTAATGTCTGATTCTTATGCTTTGGCTCGACTGGAGCAGATGAATAAATACTTAGAATCGTATAAAATCAGGGTATTATATATTACCGGATCGCTTAATATAATTCGTGCCGCTTATCAAAGATATATTGAAAATATTCGATTTTATCGAAAGTATATCAGACATCCCCGATATTTTTTGGCGTCTCCAGACGTAGTCGCAGTTGGCTCTCAGAGTGGGATTTCAGGCGGGGAAAGAAGGAGTCAATTTTATGATTGGGTCCTGACATTTCTCTCTGAATGTGAGTTCGATCCAGACTTTTTGGGGCGGGCCCCGGAAGGCTTTCACATCAACCAAAATTTGCTCAATGCTGCCGTTCAAGCCTTCCAAAAGGATGAAAAGATAGGGTTGGACCTCCGAGATAAGTGGAGGAACTATCTTGATAGTTTGTCTTCGTCATACATGCCGCCAGACTCAATTCTGGAACGTATCAAACAAGACATTGGTGGAAAAGCTTTACGAACTTTGACCGATTGGGAGCGGGTTCGCGATAGCTTAGATGATCAAATAGAATACGAGAAACATCAAGCTTGGGAGGCTTGTTTTAAGACGGCCATTCGCACTGGCACATTTGTCGGTTGGGGGCTTTCTGATCATCCGTCAAGACTGGTTCCTCCTTTGCGTTTCGACCGCTGGCCCGAAACAGAATCCTTCCTGCAGACTATAAGCGCCTGGAGAGCTGTGGAGGACATCGAAGTTGAAACTTATAACAATGGATTAGAAACTGTTCGTGCTGAAACCGGTGAAGATTATATTTATGCTTATTATATAGCACACGCCGCACTTTTCGCTGCGCGAGGCGATTGGAGGGTTGGCGCAATCTTGTCAGTGAGGGCTATTGAGAAAGCTACATATCCTGAACCGGCTCATGGCACTACCGGACATGGCCGGGAAGCATGTTATTTGGCAGCTTATTGTTTCCGGCATTTAGGGGATATTGAGAAAGCCCATCGCTATCTCGATCGCGCAAAAGCAATACATGAGAAGGAGCTTGTTCAAGAGGCAAGCCTCCTCGCTGTGCCGGAACGTTTCGAGGCTGAAGAACTGGCAATTCAGCTCATGGACATATTTCAGAAGCACTATGATGGTGATAATGGCAGCGAAGTCGTGGCGCTTGAAAGTATTCGTAGGGATTATTTAGAACTTTCGGAAATGTTACGTAAATCGAGTTATGAATTACGTAAAAAAGATGATCTATCTCGTGTATATGATTGTGTGGAGAAGGTTCTTTCGAGAGTAAATGCCAATATTTGTATGATATCTATCGTTTCAAATAATTTTGACAATGTGTTTTTTGAGGCTGGAAAACAATTGAACTCTTATTTGGAAAAAAAGACCAATGTAAGCTATTTTCTCGCAAGCGTCGATTTGTTTTGGCGTGCTCTTTCTAACGATGGCAGCGTAACTAGAGATTTGGTTCGGAGACATTTTTCAGAGCACGAGATCCAAGACCATCTGGTCATGAAATATGATGATGCTCGCTATCATGCGATGCGAAGCTCCTTGATTAAGATCCTTAATTCTAGGAAGCACTTGAATTGAAAATCCAGTATTTTTTTGGGTGTCACAGGGGAGCTAAAGTCGCTGAGCTTGAATGAGCGCATTTGGAAACACACCGAACAGATCGGAAAGCCCGCGCTCAACCAATTCAACGATCTACCAAAACAACCTGCTCACACCTGAGCCTAATCGCGCAGACACCTTGGCCAAATCATAATCCTTGTGTCGGGGGTTCGAATCCCTCCTCCGCTACCATTCCAGCCGGTCCCGCCAAAGGCGGGAGACATCGATCCAGTGATCGATTTCAGGCGCAGAATGCCCCGAAGCCATGGCGCAGGGGCTGATCCGATCGCGACATGTCAATCTTCTGTCGGCACGGGGAAATCCGTGCGTGGATGGGCTGGGGTGTCATTCTGGGTCTCTGTTAGGGGGTGGCTCTCCTTTTCCCTAAGCCGAAATTTTGTCTTTGAAAGAAGCCAATGGAACGGGAAATGATGGTCTTCACCGCAATGTTCGCAGTCCATCATTTCCATCAGAAAGAAACGCGCCGCATTTGATTTTCGAATACTCACTTTCATGCCACAATGTGGGCAGTTGAGAAACTCCTTGAACATTTTGTTGATTTCTATCGCGATTTCATTCCGCCCCTCACCAAATAAAGAGCCGTAGGAGCCGATTGACGTCAGAAGAATGTAATCGAGATATCTTTCTTCTACCGCTGACATTTCTGAATATAAAGATATCATCAATACATTGGCTTACATTAGTACATATGCCAAATCGACGTATAGTGTTTCGTATAAATCGTTGTCGCTTGGGTTTTTAAATATGAAGTTTAAATTCAACTCCTCTGTTCTCATTGCCGGGTGGCTGGTGACCAAATGATTGGCCTTGTCAAAAAGCGTGGCGAAACCGTAAGCGCTTTTTTTGTCAAAGATGATTTCGTAGAGCCTTTCTGCGCTCGCGAAATCTGTACCTTTTGAGGTTCTAATCGCCTCCTCAAGCAGTTTGATCTTACGAGCCGGTGTGAGATGCCGGTTTTCCATCAAGTCTGCGGGGGACTCTTTTAGACGGGTGTAAAAATCGTCTTGATCAGCTTTAAGCCAAGTGGCGAACATCAAGTTTTCACGCAAAGGCTTTCGTAGAAGTGCCATTGCAACAGTAAATTTACGTTTCTCGAGTGCCTTGAGAGCTTCGTGAATAAAGTGAAGTAAATCTGAAAATAGTGCGACCGTCAGATGATTGATTACGATCTTCCGGGGAATGTGATCCTGTCCGGTCGTAAAAAAATAATCGAATGGGTCGCTAGATTTTTCAAACCGCTTCAACTCTTCTGGAGATTGAAATCTAATGTTGATGACATTGATTTCGTTCTCTTCACCGGCAATCAGCAAAGATACCATTTGATCGTGGAGCCGAAAGCAAAACTCATGCGCGGCATGGCAATCCTTCGGCATCAATTTTAGTCGGTCTGGCTCAATTAATCCTAGTGGCTTAACGCGGCGATTTTGGTGCATAAGTTGGTCTATATTTTGAAGTTGATGTGCTCGGTTCGTCTGAACAGCATGGGGAGTTTCGCTAAGTCGATTTCCGCCTCGATTATGATGTCGCCATCATTTTGGGCAGCACGTTAAAGTAGACCTGATCCGACGTCTGTCGGTCAAGGGATGAATAAATGTGCAAGTTGTTGTAAGAAGTCAGATATTGAGCGTTTGTGGAAATTGGCCTGCGCCGGCCAACTTCCGAGATCGTAATCTTACGGCAATCCTCCGGAAAAATTGTAATCCCGATTCTCCCTTCAGTCCGGCCTCAGCTTTCGGACCGCGATGCGAACAGAAAGAGGGGACATCATGAGAATCGCACCGGCAGCACTGGCGGGTCTGTCACCCTTTCGGGAAGCGCGGCTGCGGTGCGGGATCGGCCGACGGTGCGCCACGTAATGTCAGTCCAACGAGCCGACGAGTTCGGCGGATCATGACTGCGACGACCGGATCATGCTGGATGAGTTGTGGCGGCGCACTAGAAGGGGCTTTCCCGGAGACCAGGCTCGACGCTTGAGGCGCGCCAGCCGCCTATGCCGCCCTCGGCTCGATCGTCGACAGATCATCTTCGATTTGGCGACGGCGTTGCATGAGGTCGTAGTCGGTCTGCAGGCCCAGGAAGAAGCCTTCGGACATGCCGAAATAGCGGGCGAGGCGCAGGTCGGTGTCGGCAGTCATGGCGCGTTTGCCGAGCACGATCTCGTTGATGCGGCGCGGCGGGACGTGGACGGCGCGGGCGAGCGCGTTCTGGCTGACGCCCATGGGTTTGAGAAATTCTTCGAGCAGGATCTCGCCGGGATGCGGGTTCGGCAAGAGATCAGTCATGGTAGTCGGCGATTGTGACATGGCTCGGTCCTCCTTCCTGCCAGATGAAGCAGATGCGCCACTGGCTGTTGATCCGGATGCTGTGCTGGCCGGTGCGGTTGCCTTTCAGCGCTTCAAGCCTGTTGCCGGGCGGGACGCGCAGATCCTGCAGCGTGCGGGCCTGGTTGATAAGGCGCAGCTTGCGCAGGGCAACCGGCTGAATGTCCGGCGGAAGCTTCCGGCTTCGCCGACCCGACCAGATGCATTCGGTTTCCGGATCGGCGAAACTCTGGATCATGAAGAAGCATAACGCATCACGTCATATGACGCAATGCGTTATCATTTGGCGGGAAGTTGGGTGAGGGCTCAGCCTTCCTTGTAGTAATAGCTGTAGCCGTTCAATGCCGGGGCGCCGCCGAGGTGGGCGTAGAGGACCTTCGAGCCTTCCGGGAAGAAGCCCTTCTTCGTGAGGTCGATCAGGCCCTGCATGGATTTGCCTTCGTAGACCGGGTCGGTGATCATCGCTTCGGTGCGGGCGGCAAGCCGGATCGCTTCGTTGGTTTCCTCCGACGGCACGCCGTAGGCGGGGTAGGCGTAGTCCGGGTTGATGACGATCTCGTCTTCGGTGACGGCGCGGCCGAGGCCGACGAGCTCGGCGGTGTTGTCGACGATCTGGCGGACCTGGGCGCGGGTCTGCTCGACCGTGCCGGAGGCGTCGATGCCGATGACGCGGTCGGCGCGGTCCTGAGCCGCGAAGCCGACGATCATGCCGCCCTGGGTGGAGCCGGTGACGACGCAGACGACGATATAGTCGAACTTGAAGCCGAGCTCTTCTTCCTGTTTTGCGACTTCCTCGGCAAAGCCGACATAGCCGAGCGCGCCGTACTTGTGGACCGAAGCGCCGGCCGGGATCGGGTAGGGCGTCCCGCCGGCGTCCTTCACCGACTGGATCGCGTCTTCCCAGCTCTTGCGGATGCCGATGTCGAAGCCGTCGTCGACGAGGCGGCTGTCGGCGCCCATCAGGCGGGTCATCAGGATGTTGCCGACGCGGTCGTAGACGGCGTCATAATGCGGCACCCATTTCTCCTGGATGACGACGCATTTCATGCCGATCTTGGCGGCGGTGGCGGCGACCATGCGGGTGTGGTTGGACTGCACGCCGCCGATCGAGACCAGCGTGTCGGCGCCCGAGGCGATCGCGTCCGGCACGATGTATTCGAGCTTGCGCAGCTTGTTGCCGCCCATGGCGAGGCCGGAATTGCAGTCGTCACGCTTGGCGTAGATTTCGACCTTGCCGCCGAGTGCTTCCGAAAGGCGCGGCAGATGTTCGATCGGGGTGGGGCCGAAGGTGAGGGGGTAACGTTCGAATTTTTCCAAGAGGGACATCAGTTGGCTCCTTGCTGAACTGGGCTGAATATGGCGCCAACATAGAGAAAATCGGATGAAATGTGCTCTCTTATTCAGTCAATAAATTATCGGAATAATTCTTATATGTCGAAATTCAGATAAATAGCTTCCACATTAATGAAAAATATCGGAAGATAACGTCATATGAAAATGGCGTCCGATTGCCGTGCAGAATGGCGGCAAAATAGAAACGCCGGTGCCCCTGTTCGAGGAGCGCCGGCGTCTGGTCGCAAGGATATTGCTTTCCGGGCTCATGTGATCGCGGCGATCCCGTCGGCGAGGATTGGCCGGGCCTTCTTCAGGGCTTCGATGTCGGGCAGCGGGCGTGCGAATTCACTGCTGCCGGCGAAGACGGCTTCCAGTTCGGCGGCGACCGCCAGCACCCCGAGATCGTCGTTGCGGCGGCCGACGATCTGCAGGCCGAAGGGCATGCCGAGTTCGTCGCGGCCGACCGGAATGGTGATCGAGGGGTGACCGGCAATCGTCGAGGCATAGGCCATCGCCAGCCACTGGTAGTAGCTCTGCGTCGCGACCCCGTCGATCTCCTTCGGATAGAGCTCGTGCCAGTCGCGCGGGCTGATGGTGACGGCCGGCGAGAGCAGGTAGTCATGGCTGTCGAAGAAGCTCAGCCATCTGCGGTAATAGGCGCCCTGGCGGTTCATCACGTCAGCGACATCGAGGGCGGAATAGGACAGGCCCTCCTCTACATTGGCGATGATGTTCGGACCGTAGCGCTCCGGCATCTTGGCATACCCGGGATGATGGTTGCCAAGGAACATCAGCGCCCGCAGCACGGCGAAGATGCGGTCGGCATCTGTGCAGTCCGGCGTGGTCGCTTCCGCCCGGCCGAGAGTCGGGGCGAGCCAGTCCATGCGGCTCGAGAAGGCTCGGCGCACGACCTTTTCGGTCATCGCGAAGCCGTAGTCCTCGGTGAAAGCGAATTTCAGCGAGGAGAGATCGCGGCGCGGCAGGCGGGCGAAATCGGCCGGGTTCCAAAGCGTTTTCCCGTCGATGACCGCGGTGAAGGTGTCGAGGCGATCCGGTCTCGCGATGATGGAGAGCATCAGCGCCGTGTCGGCCACCGTGCGGGCCATCGGGCCGGAGGTCGGCAGGTGCATCAGCGCCATGCCGCGCGTGTCGCCGGGAACGACGCCGGGGGACGGGCGGAAGCCGACGACGCCGCAGAAGGCGGCCGGATTGCGCAGGCTGCCGCCGGTGTCCGAACCGGTGCAGAGCGGCGCCATGCCGGTCGCCAGCGCTGCCGCCGACCCGCCGGAGGATCCGGCGGCGCTCTTCGTCGGATCATGCGGATTGCCGGTCGGGCCATAGACGGTGTTCACCGTGTTGCCGCCGGCGGAAAATTCCGGATTGTTGGTCTTGCCGAGCACCACCGCACCCGCCTGACGCATGGCGGCGACGATGGCGTCGTCCTTCGTGGCGATGTTGTCGCGGTAGATTTCCGAGCCGAGCGTCGTCGGCAGGCCGGTGACGTCGATCATGTCCTTCACACCGAAGGGCAGGCCATGAACCGGCCCGAGCGGTCCTCCGGCCATGACGGCCTCTTCGGCCTTGCGGGCTTCGGCGCGCATACGGTCGAAATCGGTGGCGACGACGGCGTTGATTGCCGGATTGATCGCTTCGGTGCGGGCGATGCAGGCGTCCGTCAGTTCGACCGGCGACAGCTTGCGCCGGGCGATGAGTTGACGGGCCTCGATGGCGCCAAGGTCTGCCGGATCGGTGGTCATGCGTGCTGTCTTTCCTTCTGTGCCTGAACGTCGGCGCCGATGTCCCAGAACAGGCCGGTCATCAGCTGCAGCGCCTCGCGGCTGGACGATAGCAGGATATGCTCGTTGGGGGCATGCTGCGAGCAGCCGGGATAGGAATGCGGCAGCCAGACGGTCGGCAGGCCGAGCGTTTCGGAGAAGCATTCATTCGGAATGGAGCCGGCAAGGTTCGGCAGGATAGCCGGCCGCTTGCCCGTCGTTGCGCTGACCGACGCGGCGACGCGCTTGACCCACGGATGGTCGGGATCGAGCCGGGTCGCATGGAAAAAGCCGCGTTCGGCGGGGATGATCTCGACATCGTCAAAACCTTCGCGGTCGAGATGGCGGCGGAGCGCCGGCAGAATGTCGTCCGGGTCGGTGCCGACGACATAGCGCAGCTGGCAATGGGCGTTGGCCATGCCGGAAATCGCGTTGACCGGCGCTTCCGGCACGCCGCTCTTCTGGGCGAGCACCGCGAAGGAATTCCAGCCGAACACGCGTTCGGACGGCGTCAGGCTTTCCTCGCCCCAGTCGGTGTCGATCGTCGGTCCGTCGAAGCCGCCGACGGGGCAATCCTCCAGCGCCTTGCGGACCGCGGGCGTCAGGCTGGTGGGACGCCATTCCGGCACCTTGATCTGGCCGCGACGGTCGACGATCGCGGCAATCGCGTGGGCGAGGATGGTGGCGGGGTCCTTCAGGAGGCCGCCCCAGTTGCCGGAGTGATGCGCGCCTTCGCGCAGTGTCACGCGCAGGTCGAAGTTGACGGCACCGCGCGAACCCATGAACATCGTCGGACGCTCGGGATGCAGGCGCGGACCGTCGGAGGCGATGAGGACGTCGGCCTTGAGGAGACCGCGGTTGGCGGCGAAGAGTTCATTGAGGCCCGGCGAGCCGCACTCCTCGCCCATTTCCAGAATGATCTTGCAGTTGAAGCCGAGCGCGCCGCGGGTGGCAATGATCTCGCGGAGTGCTGCAAAATTGATCAGGTGCTGACCCTTGTTGTCGGCGGTGCCGCGGCCATAGGCGCGGTCGCCTTCGATCACCAGGCTGAACGGCGCCAGCCCGTCGCGCCACTGGTCGGTCTGTGCACGGATAACGTCGCCATGACCATATACGAGAATGGTCTCGAGGTCCGGGCTCTCGATGCGTTCGGCAAAGAGAAACGGAATGCCGGCGTCCAGCGGATTTGCGAGGATGCGGCAGGCAAAGCCCATCGTCTCCAGCATCGGGATCATCGCCTCGTCGAGATAGCGGGCAAGCTCGGCGCGGCCGGCGGGGTCCTGGCTTTCGGAACCGATGGCGACGAGGCCGGCGAGTTCGTCGGTGAAGCCGCCGGTATCGGCATAGCGGGCGATGGCGTCGAGGGCGGTATTGCGATCCGTCATGTCAGTGCGTCTTTTCCTTTTCGGTGATCGCATCGCCCCAGGGCGACATGATCTCGGTGCAGCCGGTGTTCAGGCCGTTCTCGCGGGCAACGCCGGCGGGGCAGGCGAAGGCGTAGGGGAACACCGTCCGCTTGGCCGTTGCGGTCGGCAGGACGGCGTCGAGCGCCGCGATGATCCCCGGCGACAGGTCTTCGTCAGCGACGATGGTGCCGCCGCCGGTATTGTCGATGCGGGGCTGGTGAAAGGCCTCGCCGAGATCCATGTCGAAATCGGTCATGAAGGAGGTGAGGTTCAGCACGGCCGGCAGGATCTTGCGGCCACCGGAGGCGCCGATGGCAAAGCGCCTGCCGTCCTTCTCGCCTATGGCCGGGCAGACGTTCATCAGGCAACCCTTGTCGGGGCCGAGCGAGTTCGGCTTGCCGGGCTCGGGGTCGAACCACATGATGCCGTTGTTCATAAGAAGGCCGGTCGAAGGCGAAATCACCTTGGATCCGAATATAGACAGCAGCGTCTGGGTGACGGCGACCATGTTGCCGTGGCGGTCG
Proteins encoded in this region:
- a CDS encoding HigA family addiction module antitoxin — its product is MSQSPTTMTDLLPNPHPGEILLEEFLKPMGVSQNALARAVHVPPRRINEIVLGKRAMTADTDLRLARYFGMSEGFFLGLQTDYDLMQRRRQIEDDLSTIEPRAA
- a CDS encoding type II toxin-antitoxin system RelE/ParE family toxin; the encoded protein is MIQSFADPETECIWSGRRSRKLPPDIQPVALRKLRLINQARTLQDLRVPPGNRLEALKGNRTGQHSIRINSQWRICFIWQEGGPSHVTIADYHD
- a CDS encoding 1-aminocyclopropane-1-carboxylate deaminase → MSLLEKFERYPLTFGPTPIEHLPRLSEALGGKVEIYAKRDDCNSGLAMGGNKLRKLEYIVPDAIASGADTLVSIGGVQSNHTRMVAATAAKIGMKCVVIQEKWVPHYDAVYDRVGNILMTRLMGADSRLVDDGFDIGIRKSWEDAIQSVKDAGGTPYPIPAGASVHKYGALGYVGFAEEVAKQEEELGFKFDYIVVCVVTGSTQGGMIVGFAAQDRADRVIGIDASGTVEQTRAQVRQIVDNTAELVGLGRAVTEDEIVINPDYAYPAYGVPSEETNEAIRLAARTEAMITDPVYEGKSMQGLIDLTKKGFFPEGSKVLYAHLGGAPALNGYSYYYKEG
- a CDS encoding amidase: MTTDPADLGAIEARQLIARRKLSPVELTDACIARTEAINPAINAVVATDFDRMRAEARKAEEAVMAGGPLGPVHGLPFGVKDMIDVTGLPTTLGSEIYRDNIATKDDAIVAAMRQAGAVVLGKTNNPEFSAGGNTVNTVYGPTGNPHDPTKSAAGSSGGSAAALATGMAPLCTGSDTGGSLRNPAAFCGVVGFRPSPGVVPGDTRGMALMHLPTSGPMARTVADTALMLSIIARPDRLDTFTAVIDGKTLWNPADFARLPRRDLSSLKFAFTEDYGFAMTEKVVRRAFSSRMDWLAPTLGRAEATTPDCTDADRIFAVLRALMFLGNHHPGYAKMPERYGPNIIANVEEGLSYSALDVADVMNRQGAYYRRWLSFFDSHDYLLSPAVTISPRDWHELYPKEIDGVATQSYYQWLAMAYASTIAGHPSITIPVGRDELGMPFGLQIVGRRNDDLGVLAVAAELEAVFAGSSEFARPLPDIEALKKARPILADGIAAIT
- a CDS encoding M20 family metallopeptidase — protein: MTDRNTALDAIARYADTGGFTDELAGLVAIGSESQDPAGRAELARYLDEAMIPMLETMGFACRILANPLDAGIPFLFAERIESPDLETILVYGHGDVIRAQTDQWRDGLAPFSLVIEGDRAYGRGTADNKGQHLINFAALREIIATRGALGFNCKIILEMGEECGSPGLNELFAANRGLLKADVLIASDGPRLHPERPTMFMGSRGAVNFDLRVTLREGAHHSGNWGGLLKDPATILAHAIAAIVDRRGQIKVPEWRPTSLTPAVRKALEDCPVGGFDGPTIDTDWGEESLTPSERVFGWNSFAVLAQKSGVPEAPVNAISGMANAHCQLRYVVGTDPDDILPALRRHLDREGFDDVEIIPAERGFFHATRLDPDHPWVKRVAASVSATTGKRPAILPNLAGSIPNECFSETLGLPTVWLPHSYPGCSQHAPNEHILLSSSREALQLMTGLFWDIGADVQAQKERQHA